The window TTCTGTATCAacattttgttgaaaaaaaaaaaattaacctgATGCGTGTTATACTATTTTCTTTACTCGTAAATTAACCCCAATAATTATCGATATATTGTCATCACttgtacaaaaaatttaaaatgttttcgaaaaaataattccataaaatCGCCGGCTAAGCGAATTATCGTCGCGATAGTCAAACACAATACGGGTAAGTCCAAAACGCACGCCACATTCCCCATTATACGTATTCACGACACCATTTCGTTACACCTAACTAATCTCATATCGACAAGGTCAAGCGTCAACTtacattgtagtttttttttttctcaataaatacttaattattcgCTTAGAACCTTAAGTATGAAAAGCGTATAAATTATATCCGACGTTTGAATTTACggatttttctttttatctaaCTACAAGTGGTGTTTTGTATGGGAGCGAGTGCGTTCACTGGTATcgattattttaatcattagtATTTTTTGCTATCGATAAATTTACGTACGATAAGTTTGACTAGACTGAAGTTTTAAAAGAATGCAACAAAAGTATTGTGGATTTTTAACACTACGGACCACCATTTTCAAGACATTGCTAGAACTTTCGGAACTTTGCATTTGCTCCCATACAATACAACACTATATTGTTTTAACAATGCGACCATGGTAGCTGTCAGCGGTGAAACCGTGTGACCAACGTTGGCAGTGACTCACTGAAATAACGAGTTAACATTTACTTATTACAAATGACTTTCGTGggcaatattaaaatgaaattcaatTTCTAGCCCAACAATGAAACAAACTCAGTATACAAATACCTAAAGCCATTAATTTAACATGCTACAATTCAGTCATATAAACGAGCACAGTGCCCCGCTATAGCTACACCGACGACAGATCACAGACCGAACACGTGATATCGACACTAACTACACCAATAACTAAGCCACTCTTATCACAATGCGAATACTACTGAGGATAAATGTGATGGTATTCTCTAACAGCTACCACAGCCTTCATAACTTGACAAAGTTATCGCCGGCCTGACGGTGGGGACCCCAACACCATTATTGCAAGCGACTCGTAATGCTTTAAGCACTGCATTGAAATATGTATACTAAACAAACGGGCGGAGCAtcaataattctattttatcatttttttttatcgattatttATAGACTCATAGCGGATACGATAGACCGTCATCAGACGTTGACCTGAACGAAGATCGCTAGCGAGATGAAGATTTCTTATATCGGAACTACTTTGCTAACCCTTCCACGTACAAAACCGATGTAAGTGACTCCTCGAAAAACGAATTGAACAACAAACATCACGCAGAAGCGCTGCATTCTGAACTGGACAGAAAGAAATCTTCACCTCAATAATATCGATAACGCTTTACACAATCTTCAAATTGTCGGTGGATACCAATTTTTACATAACGCAATCCCCTTTGAAAGCTAAAATACAGCGAAGCAGCGGAACGGGGAAGGCGATTCGCGTTGAGATTATTCCGAGGGGCCACACGCGCCCCGCCCGACGTCGACACCAGCCGACACATTTTATATCGACATCGCTACAACGCTACCTCACTGAATCCTATCGAACACACAGGATTAAGTTAAGCAACGTTCACTATTGCCTTTGTCGACTACTTGATATAAAATGTTCCGACTAGCCATCCCGCTAGGGTTGTGGCAGTGTCGATATTTACCGGGCGGCTCGGCGGTGGCTGGTGGGTGGTGGTGTCGGTCCGCAGGCCAGCTACAAACAGCTAGGCGGCAGGCGGCGACGCGCGCTAGAACTTGTCTTGGAATATGAACAGGTTGTTGGTGGCGGCCACCGCGATGATGCTCTCGTGTGGGTGCCACGCCGTATGCAAGATCTTCTTGTTGAAATCGAGGCAGTCGACGCTTATTTCATCCTGGAGATGAATGACATTGCAGTTAGAACTGTATCAAAAGCATGTGAAATGCTAATTTTTACCTTCTTTTTTGCTTTAGGTATGATACTGATATGGCAGTATGAGACAAAAAGCCAACATATTTTCGTAATCGAAACGAAGATCGGGTCGCCCTAAGTAATTGACGCCCATGAGCACCCATAACACCAAAAGATACTAATATGTAATTGAAATTGTCGCTAGAATTGAAACTGAAGAGTATTGCAATGTACTTGCAGTCGCGATAGCCTTGATATATGTGCGTACCTTCTTCCTCTTGGCGGTGGCGGCGACCTTACGTGCCCGCAGCGGTTGGCGAGGGCGCTGCGCCGCGTCGCGCGACGCCTCCAGCGTCAACTCGCCGCGGCGACCGCATCCGCCGCGCTCGAACACCCTGCacacacaaattataattcacaaactGTTCATATTACTAGTAGGATATTCTTATCCACTTGAGAGAATCCACCTTACACTAGGTGTAAATCCTGACATAGTGAACCACGAGTGTTACGCtctaggatcagcctgtgtatattcagttttGTACCAACTGGTATAATGGTATTGACTTGCGAGAGACAACATCTCTCatcaactattaaaaaaaacaaataggtGCTTATGCCATCGCAGAGCATGCTGTTCTATGATTCAAGTCAATGttgaacatttattttcacGTACATGACAGTATGAACTGCGTATCCCCAACTAAACTACTGCCTCACCTAAAGAATCCGTTGTAAGAGCCGGTCATGAGCCGCTGGTCGTCGCCGCTCCAGCAGCACTCGAACTTGTCGAAGATGCAGTCGTTCTCGTACAGCGAGCACAACTTGGAGCGCAGGTACTCGTGCACCGGGTACGTCTCCACCGGCTTCGTCTCCATCCGAAGATCCCACACTTTTAAACCTAGATAATCTCGGGACATCATGTATCTGAAAAATTATAAGGTgcggttaataaataaaaaaaaatatatttatgcgaCCCGATTGAAATAAgcgcaaaaaaattataatagcacCCACATTTTCTTATATGGTAGATAAAACATTAAACGTACTGTACGCAACCATGACATCGCTTCAGTTCTTTCCTCTGGAGTTCGTTtctgttatatttatgtttccaTAGGTGTTAACAACGAACGCGACTTGACATCGCGTCGATATTTGGCCACCACTaagttctattttatatttcttcataTTAGTCTTGAGTGAATAGCGGTGCTTCTTACCTGCCCGAGTTGCTGAGCTTGACGTCGCTGATGGAGGAGATGATTTCGGAGAAGAAAGAGCGCGCGTGCGGGTCCTCGGGCTCCTCGAACAGCTTCGCGTGCCGGTCGCACAGCGCCGCCGCGCGCATGTCGCACAGGCGGATCGTGCCTGCAACGTGAGTCATACATTTACGGTGTGATCATACATCAGAGCCATGCTAGAGggtactttattataatataaatattgatgtgTTATTACGAACACATTCGTGTAGTATAGACAAAATAGGCTTCACATAGTTGACTCTGTGATGAATTGCAAATCGTTAAGTACTTACCCTTACTACTAGAATAAACGAAGAGATTGCATTCAGTCGGATGGAACTCAGCTGCGGTTATAACCTGGAaaaggcaaaaaaatattaattaacaattaaacgCCACATACTAGTAGTTGCTAGGTCTATCATGTGCAAGTCCTCAGtcacagcaatatattgcgtaaGAACTTGCAGATGCGTTTTCACACATGCGACTCTCCACAAATTCTGGAACATTTATAGAAGTCAGCTTGCAGGGAAAAGCACTTGAAATATCTAATTTCACCGCAAGCTCTGAAAACTGTACAATTTATAGAAGTTAGCTGGCCGGTAAAGTCACTTGAAATATCTAATTTCTGCAAGtcttcttgctaatctaaataaACCTCGCTTAATGACCTTATACTATCTACTCTGCTTCTGATAATGAATACCTCTGTGAGCTCCTCCATATTGGCGGGTTTAATGTCGACGATGTTGAAGCTCTGGTCGGTGATCTCGAGGTGCCACAGGTTGATGCGCAGGTCGTCCGCAGACAAATACGTCTCCTGGTCCGAGTTCAGCGATATTGAGTTTATGTGATACGTGTGCGCGTTTGCGAATATTCGCCtggaaattaaacaaatttatataaggGATTTGAACAGATAGTTCTGACACGTACCTATATGTAGttaaaatttgtatgtattttgttgACTTTTTTGAAGATGACCTACGCATCGTGCTCACAAAAATTGTCAAGGACCCGTAGAACAAATCCTTCTTCTAGTAACAGCAAAATACACATCGGGTAAGCATACTCAATAAGAATTACGTCACATTGTCAGAATGCAAGAAGATTATTCACGTCGCAAGAGGCGCGGACGTCAGAGACTTTATGATTACgacgaattttttttaaagaaattaattaggTGATTTCGGAGATTAACATGtacgaaaaaaatatctcagaaaTTGCCATTTTTTCCTGTTGATTTTTGATACAATCCTTGTCCTAATAATTAGGAACACAACTATAAGGAACCAGTCAAGCCGGTCGAGCCGTTGTCAAGTGATTCTCCAACACTCACACTCCACATACATGTGgtaactgatttttattttacctttggGTAGCAAAATGAATTCTTTGGATCTTCACTCAAaggttctgtatggtgttgctactgtttatgagcggtcgtgcCCCTTGGCACGCTTGTCTAAACATacagttgcaataaaaaaaaaacggtagTTTGGTAgtcctaatattataatatcgacTCATTTCTTTtgagaataaagtttatttaacgaatttaaagaataaagtTTACATAACAAGAGACGTTACCAGTCGAAGGCCATAAAGAATCatgaaaatacttatataatagtatacttATTCTAAATACTTGCTTAGTAACTAGTTAGTTTGCTCTGTTATCGCAGTATCATGGACGGAGGAAGGTCAAATGCGTTTAATTAATACTCATGTATTAATTAAAGCAAGTCCCTATGAATATAGTACGCACTTCGTAGAGAATTTTTTTCGTGTTCGCACGTCGCAACTTTTTCCAAGTATGTTTAAGTTATTGTGTTAATCTAATTCAATATAAGAATAgttctatatatattattaaatatgtagatGTGTACTTAAATATTGCTTTCAAATGTTCCAGGCATTCATCATTCATTAACTATACATGATGCCACATTAGactttggtccttcgagccggattttAAAATTACGAGCGAAATTTACAATCCCCTATACCCAACGTCGTAAATCAATACTGGAGCTTCTCGATTCCGAAACATAATCCATATTCTTTGGAcggcaaaataattaattatatttgataatacaaatacaaaataggCCAAATTAAATCTAAACCAATGCCAAAAAACATTCGAAAATGTCAAGTGGCaggtgataataaaaatataataatgtaccgAGCAGACTGTTttatcaaaagtaaataaacacaaattgaAAGCGTTCGAGTGTCCAATGTATCACATATTGATAacatttagataatattatttcaatagttgGTTCGTTTAGCGATAAACTAATGCGTCACGCACACGAGTGGATGTGTGACGCGAAACAACATAATAAAGAATGATGCACACTGTTGTAAGAGATATTATGATCTAATGtgtcgtaattttaaataattccattGCATTCTGTTATTAACCTTAGCACTGTATAAAAAATTCATTACAGTTACTATCATTTCAAGGCATCACTTAAGCTTTATTAATGTCTATTCTCTTTAAGATTGGGTGTACTAATCCAAGTTTTATACGCTATACATTATCTTTTCCTTAACTAACACTGTAAACAgacatacatgcatacatacaacaataaacttttttataaacttgCACTGTCTATTTTATTCTTGTTAAATTTTGAGCATATTACATCTCTTAGCATGAGCATTTTACGTTTCTTGTATTAGCAATGTAgaagtgattattttttttatgctgacATTGTGAAATGAGCTTTATGAGCAGCACATTAtgcaattgtttatttattatgttagacaaatttataaatatttgtcgtCAGTTAACATTTCGTTAACACTTGAATGATTTTCCACAAATGTGTAAACACGTCTGCCGGTATTTTTCCACTAAACTTGGAATTAGAATTATAGAATTTTCTTCAACTACATACGCTCTGTAATAAGTATTCGTTATTGTTCCAGtcgcatttttaaatcaattttgcaTAAACGAACTTACAAATTTGCGTTAGCATCACGcaaattttgagtttatcgcctttagacagacagacagacgccaCAGGggccttttttataatatgtatggatgTTTGAATGCATGATGTGTTATAATAGGATAGTTaggtacaattaaataatataataacaatccTGTAATATATACCGCCTGTTGCTGAGCATTGGCActcttctactattgagaggatTTTAGGCCTTAGCCTACCGCGCTGTCCTAATGCGGACTGGCAGATTTTAGTAAGTTTGGTAGatttttttggtatattaaACCAATGTACTATATACCAAAAATGTATTACACTACACttagtgtaaatatatattacactaCACttagtgtaaatatatattacactaCACTTAGTGTAAATATACATTACACTACACTTAGTGTAATGTAGTGGGTCCGGTACCTGGGCGACGCCTCGACCATGAGCTCGGCGGAGCGCACGGTGGGGACGCGCAGCGACGTGACGCGCGCCGGGTCGCGCGGCCGCCCGCCCTCCTCGCGCGTGTTGTACCCCGTCACGCGCTTGTCGCGCTCCGACACCTGCCACAAACAAACATTCAACGAATTGCGCTACCATATACTAAGACTGGtatagatcatttcatccacgaagacgcgccccactactcTCCCTAATCGCTAAGTGTGCGTGAGCAACATGAGTatacacgcacactacgataaCCGGCGTCGGGAAATGCAATACCGCGTTAGTAACAGCAAAAAAGTGACGATTATGAATTTCAAAAGTTTTGTATAATaagtatcaattttaattgtgacgttttttttttcatttaagtGGTATCTACCCGACGCTATCTATCGTATtatgcgtgtgcgtgtgcgcgcTCATGCTACTAGCGCACACTGTAAACGATTACGGAAAATAGCGGAGCGCATCTTCGTGGATAAAATGATCTAAAAAGAGACAATCACTTTACAGATAAACTATTGCCAGGTTTGCCAGGTTATGGTGTAACATAACCTATTGTGCTAGTTGGAAATTACATCTATACTCTCTAGCTATACAATCCCGGAAACCTGGgccatttttacaataattaacgcTTTAATGCCTCCAATGCACATAAACGTCTATGTAAACATAGACTTAGGTCGACAAActcgatacaaaaaaaatgcctAAAGCTAAACTGCGTTCGCTGTGAGAAAGGGCTATTAGAATTAGGCCCAATCTAAGTCTTATTTTATCCAATTACATCCAACAGCCGGACTCAACAAAACCTTCACAACACTATGAACAGGAAACCtaatgtgtatattattatagtagtgAACCATTCTCTGCTGGGCAAAAGTGTCCTCCGAGTTGTATGAGGTGATGAGATCATTTCAGAAACTATCACATTGACGCTTGGACTCTCGTTTCCCCagaatttctaataataataaaaaagcctGGCTTCCTCCAGTAGGGGTATAAGGCTAGTTAACTTCAGGTACTTAAACATGGTCATGTGCCTTCATATAAAAATCTGATATGCTTGATACATTGAATGAGCAACAAAATGAAGAAAACCataccaaatataaataatagaacaTATACCGACCTTCCATAATTTAATAGTCTTATCATTAGTTGAGAGCAGAAAGTGCGCCTGGTTCTTGCGCCTGAGCCACCTGATCTTGTTGATCTTCTCCTCGATCTCCAACGACTTGAGATAGTCGAACTCGGGCTCGTGTGATTGGAACGTGGAGTACACGTTGTATTCGCCCTTCTTGGGCACGCATTGTTTCGATGCTGGATCTCTCTGTTgattaaaacgatttattattattaatgactgCCTTGATAGCGTAGTTGTATGatggtatgactgcagtgctgaggtctcgggttggATCACCGGGCCGGGTAgcgatattgagtttttcttctcaatattagcccagagtttagaatttgtgcctggtatggcgatagactcaccccttatcacattataggacggAATTTGGGCccaccagttgcacctctaccttcagagataaaaggtatgagagtgtgtgtgtgtaatcaTAATTGTTAGGTCCGTAGTTGATATCTGGAGAAATGATTACTGGtggatatttatatacatatgcCTGGATAGCGGTTCACAAAGTGTAAAACCACCATTGTGGCCCTCATGAGTGTCACGGAAAAACAGTTTCCAAAAACAGCAATATTACCCACATCTTTAAATCATGACACACTGTAGTGGGCTTGTTGCACTATAAAGCCCAGTGAAATCTATATTAATTCTTTATAACCTAGTAAGCCTAAAATCTTCCGCATTACAACACTGTTTAAcagataaatttattaagatacccccttattcatagacggtttttatctaaggacggagtatagctgtgataacaagtctgtttcttagtgctgacggcatggcagcctaaAAAACGAAATCAAAGAAacctctatgaataagggggaaacCTTTAGATACAAAAACCCATCTAAAGAAGTCTGAAGACCAAACTGAGAATT of the Manduca sexta isolate Smith_Timp_Sample1 chromosome 18, JHU_Msex_v1.0, whole genome shotgun sequence genome contains:
- the LOC115444260 gene encoding serine/threonine-protein phosphatase 2A 55 kDa regulatory subunit B alpha isoform isoform X2 — its product is MATTTMVVSPLAAQSSPKNKRRLFAEARQNSLQKLSIIFDHSNKNSNGGETTWCFSQVKGTLEDDVTEADLISCVEFNHDGELLATGDKGGRVVIFQRDPASKQCVPKKGEYNVYSTFQSHEPEFDYLKSLEIEEKINKIRWLRRKNQAHFLLSTNDKTIKLWKVSERDKRVTGYNTREEGGRPRDPARVTSLRVPTVRSAELMVEASPRRIFANAHTYHINSISLNSDQETYLSADDLRINLWHLEITDQSFNIVDIKPANMEELTEVITAAEFHPTECNLFVYSSSKGTIRLCDMRAAALCDRHAKLFEEPEDPHARSFFSEIISSISDVKLSNSGRYMMSRDYLGLKVWDLRMETKPVETYPVHEYLRSKLCSLYENDCIFDKFECCWSGDDQRLMTGSYNGFFRVFERGGCGRRGELTLEASRDAAQRPRQPLRARKVAATAKRKKDEISVDCLDFNKKILHTAWHPHESIIAVAATNNLFIFQDKF
- the LOC115444260 gene encoding serine/threonine-protein phosphatase 2A 55 kDa regulatory subunit B alpha isoform isoform X5, with the protein product MAGNVTDHVEPTPTTGNGGETTWCFSQVKGTLEDDVTEADLISCVEFNHDGELLATGDKGGRVVIFQRDPASKQCVPKKGEYNVYSTFQSHEPEFDYLKSLEIEEKINKIRWLRRKNQAHFLLSTNDKTIKLWKVSERDKRVTGYNTREEGGRPRDPARVTSLRVPTVRSAELMVEASPRRIFANAHTYHINSISLNSDQETYLSADDLRINLWHLEITDQSFNIVDIKPANMEELTEVITAAEFHPTECNLFVYSSSKGTIRLCDMRAAALCDRHAKLFEEPEDPHARSFFSEIISSISDVKLSNSGRYMMSRDYLGLKVWDLRMETKPVETYPVHEYLRSKLCSLYENDCIFDKFECCWSGDDQRLMTGSYNGFFRVFERGGCGRRGELTLEASRDAAQRPRQPLRARKVAATAKRKKDEISVDCLDFNKKILHTAWHPHESIIAVAATNNLFIFQDKF
- the LOC115444260 gene encoding protein phosphatase PP2A 55 kDa regulatory subunit isoform X7, which encodes MAGNGGETTWCFSQVKGTLEDDVTEADLISCVEFNHDGELLATGDKGGRVVIFQRDPASKQCVPKKGEYNVYSTFQSHEPEFDYLKSLEIEEKINKIRWLRRKNQAHFLLSTNDKTIKLWKVSERDKRVTGYNTREEGGRPRDPARVTSLRVPTVRSAELMVEASPRRIFANAHTYHINSISLNSDQETYLSADDLRINLWHLEITDQSFNIVDIKPANMEELTEVITAAEFHPTECNLFVYSSSKGTIRLCDMRAAALCDRHAKLFEEPEDPHARSFFSEIISSISDVKLSNSGRYMMSRDYLGLKVWDLRMETKPVETYPVHEYLRSKLCSLYENDCIFDKFECCWSGDDQRLMTGSYNGFFRVFERGGCGRRGELTLEASRDAAQRPRQPLRARKVAATAKRKKDEISVDCLDFNKKILHTAWHPHESIIAVAATNNLFIFQDKF
- the LOC115444260 gene encoding serine/threonine-protein phosphatase 2A 55 kDa regulatory subunit B alpha isoform isoform X4, giving the protein MFYRSNSDGNVTDHVEPTPTTGNGGETTWCFSQVKGTLEDDVTEADLISCVEFNHDGELLATGDKGGRVVIFQRDPASKQCVPKKGEYNVYSTFQSHEPEFDYLKSLEIEEKINKIRWLRRKNQAHFLLSTNDKTIKLWKVSERDKRVTGYNTREEGGRPRDPARVTSLRVPTVRSAELMVEASPRRIFANAHTYHINSISLNSDQETYLSADDLRINLWHLEITDQSFNIVDIKPANMEELTEVITAAEFHPTECNLFVYSSSKGTIRLCDMRAAALCDRHAKLFEEPEDPHARSFFSEIISSISDVKLSNSGRYMMSRDYLGLKVWDLRMETKPVETYPVHEYLRSKLCSLYENDCIFDKFECCWSGDDQRLMTGSYNGFFRVFERGGCGRRGELTLEASRDAAQRPRQPLRARKVAATAKRKKDEISVDCLDFNKKILHTAWHPHESIIAVAATNNLFIFQDKF
- the LOC115444260 gene encoding protein phosphatase PP2A 55 kDa regulatory subunit isoform X6 — encoded protein: MFYRSNSDGNGGETTWCFSQVKGTLEDDVTEADLISCVEFNHDGELLATGDKGGRVVIFQRDPASKQCVPKKGEYNVYSTFQSHEPEFDYLKSLEIEEKINKIRWLRRKNQAHFLLSTNDKTIKLWKVSERDKRVTGYNTREEGGRPRDPARVTSLRVPTVRSAELMVEASPRRIFANAHTYHINSISLNSDQETYLSADDLRINLWHLEITDQSFNIVDIKPANMEELTEVITAAEFHPTECNLFVYSSSKGTIRLCDMRAAALCDRHAKLFEEPEDPHARSFFSEIISSISDVKLSNSGRYMMSRDYLGLKVWDLRMETKPVETYPVHEYLRSKLCSLYENDCIFDKFECCWSGDDQRLMTGSYNGFFRVFERGGCGRRGELTLEASRDAAQRPRQPLRARKVAATAKRKKDEISVDCLDFNKKILHTAWHPHESIIAVAATNNLFIFQDKF
- the LOC115444260 gene encoding serine/threonine-protein phosphatase 2A 55 kDa regulatory subunit B alpha isoform isoform X1; translated protein: MLKKKEVPWYSNHRIRIQDNIANWRNSSCRLHWNSSCDCNVTDHVEPTPTTGNGGETTWCFSQVKGTLEDDVTEADLISCVEFNHDGELLATGDKGGRVVIFQRDPASKQCVPKKGEYNVYSTFQSHEPEFDYLKSLEIEEKINKIRWLRRKNQAHFLLSTNDKTIKLWKVSERDKRVTGYNTREEGGRPRDPARVTSLRVPTVRSAELMVEASPRRIFANAHTYHINSISLNSDQETYLSADDLRINLWHLEITDQSFNIVDIKPANMEELTEVITAAEFHPTECNLFVYSSSKGTIRLCDMRAAALCDRHAKLFEEPEDPHARSFFSEIISSISDVKLSNSGRYMMSRDYLGLKVWDLRMETKPVETYPVHEYLRSKLCSLYENDCIFDKFECCWSGDDQRLMTGSYNGFFRVFERGGCGRRGELTLEASRDAAQRPRQPLRARKVAATAKRKKDEISVDCLDFNKKILHTAWHPHESIIAVAATNNLFIFQDKF
- the LOC115444260 gene encoding serine/threonine-protein phosphatase 2A 55 kDa regulatory subunit B alpha isoform isoform X3; the encoded protein is MLKKKEVPWYSNHRIRIQDNIANWRNSSCRLHWNSSCDCNGGETTWCFSQVKGTLEDDVTEADLISCVEFNHDGELLATGDKGGRVVIFQRDPASKQCVPKKGEYNVYSTFQSHEPEFDYLKSLEIEEKINKIRWLRRKNQAHFLLSTNDKTIKLWKVSERDKRVTGYNTREEGGRPRDPARVTSLRVPTVRSAELMVEASPRRIFANAHTYHINSISLNSDQETYLSADDLRINLWHLEITDQSFNIVDIKPANMEELTEVITAAEFHPTECNLFVYSSSKGTIRLCDMRAAALCDRHAKLFEEPEDPHARSFFSEIISSISDVKLSNSGRYMMSRDYLGLKVWDLRMETKPVETYPVHEYLRSKLCSLYENDCIFDKFECCWSGDDQRLMTGSYNGFFRVFERGGCGRRGELTLEASRDAAQRPRQPLRARKVAATAKRKKDEISVDCLDFNKKILHTAWHPHESIIAVAATNNLFIFQDKF